The following proteins come from a genomic window of Lolium rigidum isolate FL_2022 chromosome 5, APGP_CSIRO_Lrig_0.1, whole genome shotgun sequence:
- the LOC124656344 gene encoding peroxidase 2-like, protein MASKLAALALLVALLGCVAHTCQAGYGFPYPSSAPKKSSSPAAPMLNYAHYYRTCKGAEKIVRDVVQEEIKRNRGIGAGLIRLFFHDCFVQGCDASVLLDKTPANESTEKFGLPNIGSLRGFEVIDKIKTKLEAKCKGVVSCADIVAFAGRDATYFLSNKKVYFEMPAGRYDGRVSSASETLFNLPPPFANITVLEAMFAAKGLNLDEMVTLSGAHTVGISHCSSFGDRLPRNASDPMAMNPRFASSVTRKCKSASSTVDQDFKTPNKLDNQYYKNVLNHEVLFTSDAALESSKTKRLVKQNLIPNVWETKFKQAMRKMGSIAVKTKANGEIRKNCRLIN, encoded by the exons ATGGCTAGCAAGCTTGCCGCTTTGGCTCTGCTAGTAGCATTGCTTGGTTGTGTGGCCCACACGTGCCAAGCGGGCTACGGGTTTCCTTACCcgtcatcggcacccaaaaagagTTCTTCACCTGCTGCCCCGATGCTCAACTATGCTCACTACTACAGGACTTGCAAAGGAGCGGAGAAGATCGTCAGGGACGTTGTGCAGGAGGAGATCAAACGCAACCGCGGCATCGGTGCGGGCCTCATCCGTCTCTTCTTTCACGACTGCTTCGTCCAG GGTTGTGATGCATCGGTCCTCCTTGACAAGACTCCGGCCAATGAATCGACAGAGAAGTTCGGCCTCCCTAACATAGGCAGTCTCCGCGGCTTTGAAGTGATTGATAAGATCAAGACAAAGCTCGAGGCAAAGTGCAAGGGTGTCGTCTCATGCGCAGACATTGTCGCATTTGCTGGACGTGACGCCACCTACTTCCTCAGTAACAAGAAGGTATACTTTGAAATGCCGGCTGGCCGCTACGATGGACGCGTCTCTTCTGCGAGCGAGACCCTCTTCAACCTTCCCCCTCCTTTCGCCAACATCACGGTGCTCGAGGCTATGTTTGCAGCCAAGGGGCTCAACCTCGATGAGATGGTCACCCTATCCGGCGCGCACACTGTCGGTATCTCCCACTGCTCGTCCTTCGGTGACCGTCTCCCGCGAAATGCCTCAGACCCAATGGCCATGAACCCTAGGTTTGCCAGCTCGGTGACAAGGAAGTGCAAGAGCGCTAGCTCTACGGTGGATCAAGACTTCAAGACCCCTAATAAGTTGGACAACCAATACTACAAGAATGTGCTTAACCATGAAGTGTTGTTCACGTCGGACGCTGCACTTGAGTCATCCAAGACAAAGAGATTGGTGAAGCAGAATTTGATCCCGAATGTGTGGGAAACAAAGTTCAAGCAAGCCATGAGGAAGATGGGCAGCATCGCGGTGAAGACCAAAGCTAATGGGGAGATCAGAAAGAACTGCCGGCTCATCAACTAG